A genomic segment from Terriglobales bacterium encodes:
- a CDS encoding amidohydrolase family protein — protein MLTIQNAAPTSGLTTEGSKPAIAAVDVLFHPTSRSSAGNCPLHPPSEAEMDAAGIACALVSQCRKWSCERQWMCEETRLDDVLCYTRSSSRFIGLAGYNPFDIADSLREIEFAVATRGFRGVYLHVPSFNLSLRDRRVYPMFAKAAELGVPAMMQLPPVPSLAQEIEGVAADFAELALVVAQSRPELKDLTAIAERCENVCFALDSVALLHVIHQWTELAVSASESKSAPDFMSEIFAQRCMWGSNGRDWPAAVRVADPFPLLSDARANFYHRNAERVFSLTQPLVSRAPHSVSTEILIAER, from the coding sequence GTGCTCACCATTCAAAACGCGGCACCCACCTCCGGCCTTACGACTGAAGGTTCAAAGCCCGCTATTGCTGCCGTTGACGTCCTCTTTCATCCGACCTCGCGCTCTTCGGCCGGGAATTGCCCGCTCCATCCACCGTCGGAAGCTGAGATGGACGCCGCCGGCATTGCCTGCGCGCTGGTCTCGCAATGCAGGAAGTGGTCCTGTGAACGACAGTGGATGTGCGAGGAAACCCGCCTCGACGACGTCCTCTGCTACACCCGATCCTCTTCACGCTTCATCGGCCTGGCCGGCTACAATCCGTTCGACATCGCCGACAGCCTCCGCGAAATCGAGTTCGCCGTCGCCACTCGCGGCTTCCGCGGCGTCTACCTGCATGTCCCCAGTTTCAACCTGTCCTTGCGCGACCGACGCGTGTACCCCATGTTCGCCAAGGCGGCTGAGCTTGGCGTTCCGGCGATGATGCAGTTGCCGCCGGTTCCCTCCCTGGCGCAGGAAATTGAAGGCGTCGCTGCCGACTTCGCCGAACTTGCGCTGGTAGTCGCGCAGTCCCGCCCCGAATTGAAGGACCTCACCGCGATCGCCGAGCGCTGCGAAAACGTCTGCTTCGCTCTTGATTCCGTCGCCCTCCTTCACGTCATTCATCAGTGGACGGAACTTGCGGTCTCCGCCTCGGAATCAAAATCGGCGCCGGACTTTATGTCGGAGATCTTTGCGCAACGATGTATGTGGGGCAGCAATGGCCGGGATTGGCCCGCAGCCGTGCGCGTCGCCGATCCTTTCCCCCTGCTGTCCGATGCCCGCGCCAACTTCTACCACCGCAATGCCGAACGCGTCTTTTCACTCACCCAACCGCTCGTCTCACGCGCTCCACACTCCGTCTCCACCGAAATCCTCATTGCCGAACGGTAG